The Paracoccus sp. TOH sequence CGCCGCCTTCCGCCGCCATGTCGGCCCGGCCACCGAGGGCGCGGCGGTGGTGGTCTGAACCGCGGCCGGCCATTCCGATCCTCCGGAAGGGCGGTCAATGCTCGCAGCGCGTCGCGAGCATGTGACCCGCATCGGTCCCGGCGCCGTCCGCCTGCCCCGGCCATGGCGCGCCGGGCACGCGGCGCGGCAGGCGGATCACCTGCCCCATGCCCGCCGCCCCGGGCAGCATCTGGCGCAGCGGCCCGGCCTCCTCGGCCGGTTCGCGCAAGAACATCACGTTCAGGCAGACCTGCCCCTGATCGTCACGGATCGGGCAGATGCGGGCATCGACCCGGAACCGCCGGCGCGACCCGGCAAGCTGCGTCAGCCCGTGAATGCGCGAGTCGCAGCCCCCTGGCGCCTCCAGCACCTGCCGCAGCCGGATCGGCACCGTTTCCGACGGGTCCAGCAGCATGACGACCGACCGGCCGATCAGCTCTTGCCGGCGATAGCCGCTCATGTCGAGACAGGTCTGGTTCACCGCCACGATATGGCCGGCAAGATCAAGGATGAGCACCGCGCGATGCGTGCCCATGGCGCGCAGGGCCCATTCGAGGGGGAGGTCGAGCCGCCGGATTTCGGTCATGCGGTACTCCTGCAAGGGGTTTCCGGCATGATTGCGGCAAGAGGCTAAGATTCCGTTAGCGCGCCAGGAATTTCTCTCACGCTTCGGTCGCCGGGCCGAAACGCTCGATCATCCGCTTGCGGATCTGGTCGCGCACGGTGCGGTAAAACGCCAGCTTGGCCTCGCGCCCCTCGGCCAGGCCGCTGGGGTCCATGATCGGCCAGTATTCCACGTCCAGATGCGAAACCCGTGTCAGTTCAAGAGCTTGCCTTTGGCTGGCCGGCGACAGCGCGATCACCAGATCGAAGCTGGTCAGATCATCGCCCCAGGCCTTCATTTCCTCGAAGGACCGCGAGCGGTGGGTGGACAGCTCGACGCCGATCTCCTTGCAGACGGCGATGGCGAAGCCGTCGATCTCCATGTCGTTCCTGACCCCCGCCGATTGCACATAGGCGGCGCGGCCGTAGAACTTCTTCATCATCCCCTCGGCCATGGGCGAACGGATGGCGTTGTGATCGCAGCAGAACAGCACCGAATGGGGTATCGGTCCGGCCACGAATCACCCCGGGATCAGGGCGCAGATCAGGGTGAACAGGCGCCGCGCGGTGTCGATATCGACCTCGGCCTTGCCTTCCAGCCGCTCCTGCAGGGTGCGGGCGCCCTCGTTGTGGATGCCGCGCCGGGCCATGTCGATGGCCTCGATCTGCGCCGGCGGCAGCCGCTTCACCGCGTCGAAATAGCTGGTGCAGATCTGGAAGTAATCCTTGACCGTCTGCCGGAACGGGCCCAGCGACAGGTGGAACTCGGCCACCTTGCCGCCGGATTCGGTGGCGATGTCGAAGACCAGCCGCTTTTCGCGCACCGCCAGGGCCAGCGCATAGGGGCCGGCGGGAACCTCTTGCCCGTCGCGGCCGGGCAGCACGAAGCTGTTATCCTCGAGCAGGTCGAAGACCGCGACGCGGCGCTCCTGCTCGATCTCGGGGGTGGCCGGCGGCAGCACGCTGTCGTCGATGTCGATTCGGCACAGCCGGTCCGTGGGCTGGCTCATGACTGCCCCCTGTTCAAGGCCGCCAGCCGCGCCGAGACCGAGCGGCCATGCGCCGACAGCCCTTCGGATTCGGCCAGCCTTACCGCGGCCGGGCCGATCGCCCCCAGCGCCTCGGGCGAGAGCCGGGCCAGCGTGGTGCGCTTGAGAAAATCCATCACCGACAGGCCGGAGGAGAACCGCGCCGAGCGCGCCGTGGGCAGGACGTGATTCGGGCCGCTGACATAATCGCCCACCGCTTCGGGCGTCCAGCCGCCCAGGAAGACCGCCCCGGCATGACGGGTCTTTTCCGCCAGCGCCTCGGGGTCGTCCACGCAGAGCTCCAGGTGCTCGGGCGCCAGCCGGTCGGAAAGCGCCGCCGCCTCGTCGAGGTCGCGGGTCACGATCACCGTGCCATAGTCGCGCCAGCTCGCCCCGGCCACCGCGGCGCGCGGCAGGGTCGGCAGGATGCGCTCGACCTCGGCCACCACGGCGCGGGCCAGGGCTTCGTCGGGGGTGATCAGGATCGACTGGGCATCGGCGTCATGCTCGGCCTGCGCCAGCAGATCCAGCGCCAGCCATTCCGGGTTCTGCGCGCCTGCGGCGATGATCAGCACCTCGGAGGGACCGGCGATCATGTCGATGCCGACCCGGCCGAAGACCTGCCGCTTGGCCGCCGCGACATAAGCATTGCCCGGCCCGGTGATCTTGTCCACCGGGCGGATGGTCCGGGTGCCATGGGCCAGCGCCGCGATGGCCTGCGCGCCGCCGATGCGATAGATCTCATCCACCCCGGCCAGTTCGGCCGCCAGCAGCACCAGCGGATTGACCACCCCGTCGGGGGTCGGCACGCAGATCACCAGCCGCTCGACCCCGGCGACCCGCGCCGGGATGGCGTTCATCAGCACCGAGGAGGGATAGCTCGCCTGCCCGCCCGGCACATAGAGGCCGGCCGCCGAGACCGGGGTCCAGCGCCAGCCCAGGGTCGCACCCTCGGGATCGGTCCAGCCCAGGTCGTCGGGCATCTGCCGGGCGTGATAGGCGCGGATGCGGTTCGCAGCCATGGCCAGCGCGGCGCGGTCCTCGGCGGAAACCTTCGCGATCTCGGCGGCGATCTCGGCTTTCGAGAAGGCCAGGGTCTCGGGCGTCAGCACCAGACGGTCGAAGCGCTTGGTCAGCTCGACCAGGGCGGCATCCCCCCGGTCGCGCACATCGGCGATGATCGCCGCCACGGCATCGTTCACATCCGCCGCATCCTCGCGCTTCATGGACAGAAGCGCCGAAAAGCGTTCGGCAAAATCGGGTTGGGCGCTGGAAAGATGGATGGGCATGGCTCGGGCCTTCAATGACCCGCCCTTGTTAACGGCTCGGACCAAGGGGCTCAAGCGGCTATGGCGCGGCCGGGCCCGTCGATGCAGCGCGGGTTCGCGTCTTTGGGAAGCGGCGAAATCGCGCGTTCTCGGCGGCCTTCAAATGCTCATGCCATCTTGCGACCGGCGCCATGCCGGACCCGGAAGATCCGCCGGATCAGTTCTCGGGATGCTGCGGCACGCGGCGCGAGGGGGCGACATAGGGCCGGGTCACGTCGCGCAGTTCGACATTCAGGCATTCCACCTCGATCGCCAGCGTGCCGTCGCCGGCGAATTCCAGCAGCAGGCGGCCGGTGCCGTCTTCGCCCGGCTGCCAGGTCAGCGCCAGCAGTTCCAGGATCAGGTCTTGGTCCTTGCGGTCGATGCCGTCGCTTTGCACCCGCCGCACGTCCGAGATCAGCAGCACCGACCGCACCCGCTCATAGGGGCGGCCGTCGCGGCGGGCGAACTCGGCATCCTCCCAGCGGAAACGGTTCAGCAGCAGCGCCAGCTGGCGATGGCGGCCGTCATAGGCGATCTCGGTCACCGGCAGGATGGCATCCTGCGCCAGGGCCGAGATCACCGTCAGGTCGTCGGCATCGCCGGCCAGCAGCGCCAGCGGTGCGGGATCGGCATCGGTGAAACGGGCGTCAGCCATCGGCGGGGGCCTCCTTGATGCGTTCGATATCGGCGCCGACGCCGCGCAGCTTGCGCACGACCTTCTCGTAGCCGCGATCCAGGTGATAGACCCGGCTGACGATGGTCTCGCCCTCGGCGGCCAGCCCGGCCAGGATCAGACTGACCGAGGCGCGCAGGTCGGTCGCCATCACCGGGGCGCCGCGCAGCTTTTCGACGCCATGGACGGTGGCGTGGCCGCCATGGACCTCGATCCGCGCGCCCATGCGCGCCAGTTCCGGCGCATGCATGAAGCGGTTCTCGAAGATCTTCTCCTCCAGCACCGAGGTGCCCTCGGCGGTGCAAAGCAGCGCCATCATCTGCGCCTGCAGGTCGGTCGGGAAGCCGGGGAAGGGTTCGGTCACCACGTCCACGGCCCGCACCCGGCCGTTCTTGCGCGAGACCTTGAGGCCGCGGGCGGTCTCGACCACCTCGATGCCGGCCGCGTCGAGCTTTTCGCAGAAGGCAGCGACCAGGTCGATGCGGCCACCGAGGCACTCGACCTCGCCGCCGCAGATCGCCGGGGCCAGCATGTAGGTGCCCAGTTCGATCCGGTCGGTGACCACCGGATGCGTGGCGCCGCCCAGCGCCTGCACGCCCTCGACGGTGATGGTCGACGTCCCCTCGCCCTCGATCTGCGCGCCCATGCGGCGCAGGCATTCGGCCAGATCGACGATCTCGGGCTCGCGCGCGGCATTGTTGATGACGGTGGTGCCGCGGGCCAGCGTCGCCGCCATCAGCGCGTTCTCGGTCGCCCCGACCGAGACCAGCGGGAAGTCGATCACCGCGCCCCTGAGCCCGCCGGCGGGCGCCTTGGCGTGGACATAGCCCTCGCGCAGGTCGAGTTCCGCCCCCATCGCCTCGAGCGCGCGCAGGTGCAGGTCGACCGGCCGGGCGCCGATGGCGCAGCCGCCGGGCAGCGACACGACCGCATGGCCGTCGCGTGCCAGCATCGGCCCCAGCACCAGGATCGAGGCACGCATCTTGCGCACGATGTCGTATTCGGCGCGGTGGCTGGTCAGGTCGTGGCTGGACAGCGCCAGCACCTGCCCATCTTGCAGGCTGGCCACCTCGGCCCCCAGCGACTGCAGCAGCGCGGTCATGGTGCGGATGTCCGAGAGCCGCGGCGCATTGGTCAGGGTCAGCGGCTGGTCGGTCAGCAGCGTCGCCGGCATCAGCGTCAGGCAGGCGTTCTTGGCGCCGGCGATCGGGATCTCGCCGCTCAGCGGCCCGTTGCCCCTTACAATGATCTGGTCCATCTAATCCTCGTTCCCGGGCGTCTGGCCGTTTGCCGGCATCTCTGGCCCGTGCTGCTCGTTCGTGCTGTCTTCCGCCGTCCCGGCCCGTGCGCGGCCCTGCGCCTTGCGCCGCGCAAGATTGGCCCGCAGCGCCGCCTTGAGCCGCGCTTCGCGTGTGTCTTGCCTGGGATCGCGGGGTGTTTTCACCATGTCTTCTGTTAGCGTCCTTGCCGGCTTGCGTCCAGCGGCGGCGCGGCCGGCCGGGCGGGATCGGCGGGGAATGGCGAAATGCATTTTTTCCGACTCTTCCCCCTTGCGCGCCCGCCGCAGTCGGTCTAAAGCCCCGCCCACGATGCTGTGGTAGCTCAGTGGTAGAGCACTCCCTTGGTAAGGGAGAGGTCGAGAGTTCAATCCTCTCTCACAGCACCATTCCCCTGCTGACATTTCCAGACCATGTGCTGCGCTGGCCTCGACCCCTTCCATTTCTGGACCGCCATCGCGATCACGCTGTTTTCCGGCTTCGTGAAGGGCGCCATCGGCTTTGCCATGCCGATGATCATGCTGGCGGCGCTGGGATCCTTCCTGACCGCGCAGCAGGCGGTGGCGGCGGTGATCCTGCCGGTGCTGGTCACCAATATCCGCCAGGCGCTGCGCGGCGGCTGGCGCCCCGCCTGGCAGGCAAGCTGGGCCTATCGCTGGCATATCGGCATGGTCGTGCTGTTCATCCCGGTCAGCGCCGCCTTCGCCCCGCGGGTGCCGCAATGGCTGATGTATGCCATCATCGGCCTGCCGATCACCGTCTTCGCGCTGTGGCAGATCCTCGGCCGCAGCCTGGTCCTGCCGGTGCATCACCGCCGGCGCATGGAGATCGCCACCGGGGTCATCGGCGGGCTGATCGGCGGCGTCTCGGGCATCTGGGGGCCGCCGCTGCTGGTGCTGTTGCTGTCGCTGCACGCCCCCAAGACCGAACAGATGCGGGTGCAGGGGGTGGTGTTCTTCCTGGGCGCGGCGGTGCTGACCGTCTCGCATCTGCAATCGGGGCTGCTGAACGCCCGGACCCTGCCGCTTTCCGCCATCCTGGTGATCCCGGCCCTGATCGGCATGGGCTTGGGCTATCTGGCGCATGACCGGCTGGACGCGGCGCGGTTCCGGCGCTGGACGCTGATCCTGCTGGTGCTGACCGGCGCCAACCTGCTGCGCCGCGCGCTGGAGCTTGCGGGGCCGGCGGTGTAATCAGGGCCAAAAGCGAAAGGCCCGCCCATGACGCAATCCGCCCCGATCCCCGATCCCGCGCAACTGACCGCAAGGCTGATCCGCTGCGCCTCGGTCACGCCCGAGGAAGGCGGCGCCTTGCAGCTTCTGGCAGAGGTGCTGGGCGCGGCGGGCTTCGAATGCCGCCGCGTCGACCGCGAGGGGGTGCCGAACCTGTTCGCGCGCTGGGGGGCGAAAGGCGCGCGGACCTTCGGCTTCAACGGCCATACCGACGTGGTGCCGCCCGGCGATCCGGCCAGTTGGACGCATCCGCCCTTTTCCGGGCACGAGGCCGGGGGCTGGATCTGGGGCCGCGGCGCCACCGACATGAAGTCCGGGGTCGCCGCCTTCGTCGCCGCCGCCATCGGCTTCGTGGCCGAGACGCCGCCGCCGGACGGCGCGGTGATCCTGGCCATCACCGGCGACGAGGAGGGCCCCGGCAAGCACGGCACCCGCGCGTTGCTGGACTGGATGGCAGCCGAGGGCGAGCGGATGGATGTCTGCATCGTCGGCGAGCCCTCGAATCCCGACCGCATGGGCGAGATGATCAAGATCGGCCGCCGCGGCTCGATGACGCTGCGGATCGAGGCGCATGGCGTCCAGGGCCACGCCGCCTATCCGCATCGCGCCCGCAACCCGATCCATGCGCTGGTGCGGCTGCTGAACGAACTGACCGAGGCGCCGCTGGACGAGGGGACCGAGCATTTCGACCCTTCGGGCCTGCAGGTCACGACGGTGGATTGCGGCAACCCGGCCTCGAACGTGATCCCGGAACGGGCGCGGGCGGTGGTGAACATCCGCTTCAACGACACGCACAGCTCCGAAAGCCTCGACCGGATGATCCGTGCCCGCGCGGCGGCGGTTTCGGCCGAAACCAGGGTGGATTTCGCCATCTCGACCGATGTGTCGGGCGAAAGCTTCCTGACCCGGCCCGGCCCCTTCGTCGATCTGGTCGCCAGCGTGGTGCGCGAGGAAACCGGGCTCGACCCGGCGCTGTCCACCTCGGGCGGCACCTCGGATGCGCGTTTCGTCAAGGATCATTGCCCGGTGCTTGAATTCGGGCTGGTGGGGCATTTCATGCATCAGGTGGACGAACGCGTACCGGCCGAGCAGGTGCGCCAGCTGGCCCGCATCTATCGCCGCATCCTGGAGCGTTACTTCGCATGATCGAGAAGACCACCGACCTCGACACCTGCCGCGCCATCCGCCGCGAGGTCTTCGTCGTCGAGCAGAACGTCCCCGAGGCCGAGGAATGGGACGGTCGCGACGGCGCGGCGATCCACCTGCTGGCCCGCGACGACAGCGGCGCGGCCATCGGCACCGCCCGCATCCTGATCCAGGGCGCGACCGGCAAGATCGGCCGCGTCGCGGTGCTGCAATCGGCCCGCGGCACCGGGGCCGGCGCGGCGCTGATCCGCGCGGCGCTGGACGAGCTGCGCGCCCTGCCCGGCGTCACCCGCGCCAAGCTGGGCGCCCAGACCCATGCCATCGGCTTTTACCAGAAGCTGGGCTTCGCCGCCTACGGCCCGGAATATGACGATGCCGGCATCCCGCATCGCGACATGGCGCTGGAGCTTTGATGATCCGCCCGGAACTGGCCGAGAAGCTGCGCCCCTGGGCCGAGACCGGCGCCGCGCTGGTCGCGACCGGGTTCGGGCTGTGGCTGTTCTCGCTGGGCGGCTGGATCCTGTGGCCCATCGGCGCGGCGATCGCCGCGGCTTCGGCGCTCTGGGCACTGGATGCGCGGCGGCGGATGCGCTTCCGCCACGGCTCGCTCGGCCCCGGCATGGTCGAGCTGGACGAGGGCGCGATCCGCTACCTGTCGCCCAACCGGCTGCTGGGCGGCGAGATCGCGCTGCGCGAGCTGGCCGAGATCCGGCTGATGCGGCTGAACGGCCGCCGGCACTGGCGGCTGAAAAGCGCCGATGGCCAGGCGCTGCTGATCCCGGTGGATGCGACGGGGGCCGAGCATCTGGCCGGCGCCTTCGCCACGCTGCCGGGGATCGAGATGGGGCGCCTTTCCGCGGCCCTGGCCCAGGCGGCGCCGACGATCCAGACCGTTTGGACGAGGCCGGCGCGCGCCCGCTTGACTTGACGCGCCTCGCTTGCCACCTGTGGCACGCAAGGCAAACGAAAGGCCACCGATGTCCATTCCCCAACAGGGCGGCGGCCCGATCGAACGTCCCGAACAGCTGGTCGAATATATCGCCGCGGGCGAGAAACCGCGCGAGGCTTGGCGCATCGGCACCGAGCACGAGAAATTCGGCTATCGCCATGCCGACCTGATGCCCCTGCCCTACGAGGCTGCGCCCGGCCAGCCCTCGGTCAAGGCCATGCTGGAGGGGCTGCAGAGCCGCTTCGGCTGGACCCCGGTGCTGGAGGCGGGCAACATCATCGGGCTGGAGCGCGACGGCGCCAATGTCAGTCTTGAACCCGGCGGTCAGCTGGAGCTGTCGGGCGCGCCGCTGGAGACCATCCACCAGACCTGCGACGAGGTGAATCAGCATCTGGCCGAGGTGAAGACCGTGGCGGATGAGCTGGGCGCCGGCTTCATCGGTCTGGGCGCCGCGCCGATCTGGACGCAGGAACAGATGCCGATGATGCCCAAGGGGCGTTACCGGCTGATGACCGATTACATGGGCCGGGTCGGCACGCTGGGCACGCAGATGATGTATCGCACCTGCACCGTGCAGGTGAATCTGGACTTCGCCTCGGAAGCCGACATGGTGCAGAAGCTGCGGGTGGCGCTGGCCCTGCAGCCGGTGGCGAATGCGCTTTTCGCCAATTCCCCCTTCCTCGACGGCAAGCCGAACGGCTGGAAAAGCTGGCGCGCGCATATCTGGCAGAATCTCGACGAGGCGCGCACCGGCATGTTGCCCTTCGTCTTCGAGGACGGCTTCGGCTATGAGGCCTGGGTCGATTACGTGCTCGATGTGCCGATGTATTTCGTCTATCGCGACGGCAAATACATCGACGCGCTGGGGCAGAGCTTCCGCGATTTTCTGCAGGGCAAGCTGCCGGCGCTGCCGGGCGAGATCCCGACCCTGTCGGACTGGGCGGACCACCTGACCACGGTCTTCCCCGAGGCGCGGGTCAAGAAATTCATCGAGATGCGCGGCGCCGACGGCGGACCCTGGCGGCGGCTTTGCGCCCTGCCGGCGCTTTGGGTCGGGCTGGTCTATGACCAGTCGGCGCTGGACGCCGCCTGGGATCTGGTCAAAGGCTGGGATGCCGAGACGCGCGAGGCCTGGCGGCGCGGCGCCGGCCTGCTGGCGCTGGATGCCGAGGTGAACGGCGTGAAGATGCGCGATCTGGCGCGCGAGGTGCTGGCGATCTCGGAAGCCGGGTTGAAGGCGCGGGCCCGCACCGGCTCGGGCGGGCTGGTCCCGGACGAGACGCATTTCCTGAACGCGCTCAAGGAAAGCGTCGAGACGGGCAAGGTGCCCGCCGACGAGTTGCTGGGGAAATACCACGGCGAATGGGCGGGCGATCTGAGCCGCATCTACGGCGAGTATTCCTATTGACCAAGGGCCGGGTGATCCCCGGCCCTTTTCGCATTCGGTTGGCGGCGCGGCTCAGGCCTGCGGCGCGGGCGGCTGCGGCTGGTTGCGGCCCTGCATGAACTGATCGAACTCGACCTTGTCCTTGGCCTCGCGCAGCTTCTGCAGGAAGTCGAGGAATTCGCGATGCTCGTCCTCGAGCCGTTTCAGCGTTTCCTCGCGATAGGCATCGAAGGCGCTGTTGCCGGTCGGCATGCCGAAACCTTGGCGATAGCGGTGGCCGTGGTGATGATGGCGGTGGCGGCAAGAAAACATGCGTTTGCTCCAGATCATGTAACCCAGGATGGCAAGGCCCAAAGGCCA is a genomic window containing:
- a CDS encoding PAS domain-containing protein, which produces MTEIRRLDLPLEWALRAMGTHRAVLILDLAGHIVAVNQTCLDMSGYRRQELIGRSVVMLLDPSETVPIRLRQVLEAPGGCDSRIHGLTQLAGSRRRFRVDARICPIRDDQGQVCLNVMFLREPAEEAGPLRQMLPGAAGMGQVIRLPRRVPGAPWPGQADGAGTDAGHMLATRCEH
- a CDS encoding low molecular weight phosphatase family protein; its protein translation is MAEGMMKKFYGRAAYVQSAGVRNDMEIDGFAIAVCKEIGVELSTHRSRSFEEMKAWGDDLTSFDLVIALSPASQRQALELTRVSHLDVEYWPIMDPSGLAEGREAKLAFYRTVRDQIRKRMIERFGPATEA
- a CDS encoding UPF0262 family protein, whose translation is MSQPTDRLCRIDIDDSVLPPATPEIEQERRVAVFDLLEDNSFVLPGRDGQEVPAGPYALALAVREKRLVFDIATESGGKVAEFHLSLGPFRQTVKDYFQICTSYFDAVKRLPPAQIEAIDMARRGIHNEGARTLQERLEGKAEVDIDTARRLFTLICALIPG
- the hisD gene encoding histidinol dehydrogenase, which codes for MPIHLSSAQPDFAERFSALLSMKREDAADVNDAVAAIIADVRDRGDAALVELTKRFDRLVLTPETLAFSKAEIAAEIAKVSAEDRAALAMAANRIRAYHARQMPDDLGWTDPEGATLGWRWTPVSAAGLYVPGGQASYPSSVLMNAIPARVAGVERLVICVPTPDGVVNPLVLLAAELAGVDEIYRIGGAQAIAALAHGTRTIRPVDKITGPGNAYVAAAKRQVFGRVGIDMIAGPSEVLIIAAGAQNPEWLALDLLAQAEHDADAQSILITPDEALARAVVAEVERILPTLPRAAVAGASWRDYGTVIVTRDLDEAAALSDRLAPEHLELCVDDPEALAEKTRHAGAVFLGGWTPEAVGDYVSGPNHVLPTARSARFSSGLSVMDFLKRTTLARLSPEALGAIGPAAVRLAESEGLSAHGRSVSARLAALNRGQS
- a CDS encoding DUF2948 family protein, whose translation is MADARFTDADPAPLALLAGDADDLTVISALAQDAILPVTEIAYDGRHRQLALLLNRFRWEDAEFARRDGRPYERVRSVLLISDVRRVQSDGIDRKDQDLILELLALTWQPGEDGTGRLLLEFAGDGTLAIEVECLNVELRDVTRPYVAPSRRVPQHPEN
- the murA gene encoding UDP-N-acetylglucosamine 1-carboxyvinyltransferase, coding for MDQIIVRGNGPLSGEIPIAGAKNACLTLMPATLLTDQPLTLTNAPRLSDIRTMTALLQSLGAEVASLQDGQVLALSSHDLTSHRAEYDIVRKMRASILVLGPMLARDGHAVVSLPGGCAIGARPVDLHLRALEAMGAELDLREGYVHAKAPAGGLRGAVIDFPLVSVGATENALMAATLARGTTVINNAAREPEIVDLAECLRRMGAQIEGEGTSTITVEGVQALGGATHPVVTDRIELGTYMLAPAICGGEVECLGGRIDLVAAFCEKLDAAGIEVVETARGLKVSRKNGRVRAVDVVTEPFPGFPTDLQAQMMALLCTAEGTSVLEEKIFENRFMHAPELARMGARIEVHGGHATVHGVEKLRGAPVMATDLRASVSLILAGLAAEGETIVSRVYHLDRGYEKVVRKLRGVGADIERIKEAPADG
- a CDS encoding sulfite exporter TauE/SafE family protein, giving the protein MCCAGLDPFHFWTAIAITLFSGFVKGAIGFAMPMIMLAALGSFLTAQQAVAAVILPVLVTNIRQALRGGWRPAWQASWAYRWHIGMVVLFIPVSAAFAPRVPQWLMYAIIGLPITVFALWQILGRSLVLPVHHRRRMEIATGVIGGLIGGVSGIWGPPLLVLLLSLHAPKTEQMRVQGVVFFLGAAVLTVSHLQSGLLNARTLPLSAILVIPALIGMGLGYLAHDRLDAARFRRWTLILLVLTGANLLRRALELAGPAV
- the dapE gene encoding succinyl-diaminopimelate desuccinylase, with amino-acid sequence MTQSAPIPDPAQLTARLIRCASVTPEEGGALQLLAEVLGAAGFECRRVDREGVPNLFARWGAKGARTFGFNGHTDVVPPGDPASWTHPPFSGHEAGGWIWGRGATDMKSGVAAFVAAAIGFVAETPPPDGAVILAITGDEEGPGKHGTRALLDWMAAEGERMDVCIVGEPSNPDRMGEMIKIGRRGSMTLRIEAHGVQGHAAYPHRARNPIHALVRLLNELTEAPLDEGTEHFDPSGLQVTTVDCGNPASNVIPERARAVVNIRFNDTHSSESLDRMIRARAAAVSAETRVDFAISTDVSGESFLTRPGPFVDLVASVVREETGLDPALSTSGGTSDARFVKDHCPVLEFGLVGHFMHQVDERVPAEQVRQLARIYRRILERYFA
- a CDS encoding GNAT family N-acetyltransferase, with the translated sequence MIEKTTDLDTCRAIRREVFVVEQNVPEAEEWDGRDGAAIHLLARDDSGAAIGTARILIQGATGKIGRVAVLQSARGTGAGAALIRAALDELRALPGVTRAKLGAQTHAIGFYQKLGFAAYGPEYDDAGIPHRDMALEL
- a CDS encoding glutamate--cysteine ligase — translated: MSIPQQGGGPIERPEQLVEYIAAGEKPREAWRIGTEHEKFGYRHADLMPLPYEAAPGQPSVKAMLEGLQSRFGWTPVLEAGNIIGLERDGANVSLEPGGQLELSGAPLETIHQTCDEVNQHLAEVKTVADELGAGFIGLGAAPIWTQEQMPMMPKGRYRLMTDYMGRVGTLGTQMMYRTCTVQVNLDFASEADMVQKLRVALALQPVANALFANSPFLDGKPNGWKSWRAHIWQNLDEARTGMLPFVFEDGFGYEAWVDYVLDVPMYFVYRDGKYIDALGQSFRDFLQGKLPALPGEIPTLSDWADHLTTVFPEARVKKFIEMRGADGGPWRRLCALPALWVGLVYDQSALDAAWDLVKGWDAETREAWRRGAGLLALDAEVNGVKMRDLAREVLAISEAGLKARARTGSGGLVPDETHFLNALKESVETGKVPADELLGKYHGEWAGDLSRIYGEYSY
- a CDS encoding DUF2852 domain-containing protein; translation: MNTDIAPRPSAFDRIGAALAGIRDWLDERGKGAWIAAMILAFIACWPLGLAILGYMIWSKRMFSCRHRHHHHGHRYRQGFGMPTGNSAFDAYREETLKRLEDEHREFLDFLQKLREAKDKVEFDQFMQGRNQPQPPAPQA